The Fimbriimonas ginsengisoli Gsoil 348 genome window below encodes:
- a CDS encoding CBS domain-containing protein — translation MTLREVLHAHIPTLTAESTVRDAVDKMDIYQFPALVVVDDRMRPIGVVTEGDLCRVVTTRDNLVSMAQEPVLAHATKEPTVAAADTEISDAFHRMLSSGLTLLPVMDDDRLAGIVLRVDLMQAMLLDVENP, via the coding sequence ATGACCCTACGCGAGGTACTGCACGCCCACATTCCCACACTGACCGCAGAGAGCACGGTGCGGGATGCGGTCGATAAGATGGACATCTATCAGTTTCCGGCGCTTGTGGTGGTGGATGACCGGATGCGCCCCATCGGGGTAGTGACGGAGGGAGATCTCTGCCGGGTCGTCACCACGAGGGACAACCTCGTTTCGATGGCTCAGGAGCCGGTGCTTGCCCACGCCACCAAGGAGCCGACGGTCGCCGCCGCCGACACCGAAATCTCCGATGCATTTCACCGCATGCTCAGCAGCGGGCTCACTCTCTTACCAGTTATGGATGACGACCGGTTGGCGGGCATCGTATTACGAGTTGACCTTATGCAGGCGATGCTGCTGGACGTAGAAAACCCATGA
- a CDS encoding MTAP family purine nucleoside phosphorylase, with product MRTGVRVDVGIIGGTGIGERLLAYGGDPLHVPTPAGILRGRLVEIDGVFLFLVSRHSAGHKVPPHKVNYKAMAFGMKALGAKGCLSTAAVGSLRREWGPGTLIACSDFLDFTGRALTLFDQTVVHRDFTNPFGVSTRRALLESASEVRDSVEDGGVYLCGNGPRYETPREIELYRSMGVDVVGMTAATEAILMREAEIDYACLAIVTNLAAGISPTPLDHQEVVDEMLRSGERAVRILIGAARKIAEGG from the coding sequence ATGCGGACGGGCGTACGAGTAGATGTCGGGATTATCGGTGGAACCGGAATCGGGGAGCGCCTGCTCGCCTACGGCGGCGACCCGTTGCACGTCCCAACTCCCGCCGGCATCCTACGCGGACGTCTGGTGGAAATCGACGGAGTTTTCCTCTTTTTGGTTAGCCGCCACTCCGCCGGCCACAAGGTTCCCCCGCACAAAGTGAACTACAAAGCGATGGCGTTCGGCATGAAGGCGCTCGGCGCGAAAGGCTGTCTGTCGACGGCGGCGGTCGGAAGTCTGAGACGAGAATGGGGGCCGGGGACGCTCATCGCCTGCTCGGATTTCCTCGACTTCACCGGTCGAGCGCTAACTTTATTTGACCAAACCGTCGTTCACCGCGATTTTACAAACCCATTCGGAGTGTCAACTCGCCGAGCGCTGCTCGAATCGGCGAGTGAAGTCCGGGATTCGGTTGAGGATGGGGGGGTGTACCTGTGCGGAAACGGACCCCGTTACGAGACGCCTCGAGAGATTGAGCTGTACCGATCGATGGGGGTCGACGTCGTGGGAATGACCGCCGCCACCGAAGCGATTCTGATGCGGGAAGCCGAGATCGACTACGCCTGCCTCGCCATCGTCACGAACCTCGCCGCCGGCATCTCCCCAACCCCGCTCGACCACCAAGAAGTAGTGGATGAGATGCTCCGTTCCGGAGAGCGCGCCGTGCGGATCCTCATCGGAGCCGCCCGCAAAATCGCGGAGGGTGGATGA
- a CDS encoding DNA-processing protein DprA gives MTLPRRTFALLLAMTPGMGGRSVTRVLARNELLGRSPEEFLALSPEAYREEYRLSKRAAENLARDRSGLIKSTLETEQRLNGLGVSLVTSADAHYPTLVEEMDPDPPGVLFLYGNARLLESRTFCVLSSRNARPADLEMIERLTEEAVLEGEVLVTSHDKLEYQRSAVVPLRWGSPRILCLDRGLFQVLGPDLRDEAFRAARLWRYEFDPSTDLVVSPFRPDSSFIGVNNQVRDRLVACLSRRLDFVHIAEGGNMEKLARMALRAERKVRVSDRIIGYRELRGLGAEVIKT, from the coding sequence ATGACCCTTCCTCGCCGCACCTTCGCGCTTCTTCTCGCCATGACTCCCGGGATGGGCGGCCGCTCCGTCACGCGTGTCCTGGCCCGAAATGAGTTGCTCGGTCGCTCGCCCGAAGAGTTTCTCGCATTGTCTCCCGAGGCCTATCGCGAGGAGTACCGCCTGAGCAAACGGGCCGCCGAAAACCTGGCCCGCGACCGTTCCGGCCTCATCAAATCGACCCTCGAAACAGAACAGCGGCTGAACGGGCTTGGGGTCAGCCTCGTGACATCGGCGGACGCTCACTACCCAACGCTCGTCGAGGAAATGGATCCCGATCCGCCGGGAGTTCTCTTCTTGTACGGCAACGCCCGTCTCTTGGAGTCGCGAACGTTTTGCGTTCTCAGCTCGCGTAACGCCCGCCCAGCGGACCTCGAGATGATCGAAAGGCTCACCGAGGAAGCGGTACTCGAAGGCGAGGTACTCGTCACCAGCCACGACAAGCTGGAGTATCAGCGCTCGGCCGTGGTCCCGCTCCGGTGGGGCTCGCCCAGAATCCTCTGCCTAGATCGCGGCCTCTTCCAAGTTCTCGGTCCCGACCTGCGCGACGAAGCGTTTCGAGCCGCCCGCCTGTGGCGCTACGAGTTCGACCCCTCCACCGACCTGGTCGTCAGCCCTTTCCGTCCCGACTCGTCGTTTATCGGAGTCAACAACCAAGTCCGCGATCGACTTGTGGCCTGCCTCTCCCGCCGCCTCGACTTCGTCCACATCGCCGAAGGCGGCAACATGGAAAAGCTAGCCAGAATGGCTCTGCGCGCAGAGCGAAAGGTGCGGGTATCCGACCGAATCATCGGCTACCGGGAATTGCGCGGGTTGGGCGCCGAAGTAATCAAGACGTAG
- the hisA gene encoding 1-(5-phosphoribosyl)-5-[(5-phosphoribosylamino)methylideneamino]imidazole-4-carboxamide isomerase, with the protein MLILPAIDLIDGRTVRLSQGDYDRKTDYGLDPVEVARGFEAEGAEWLHVVDLDGAKAGSPQNLAVLRAIAQATDLRIEFGGGLRDTAAIEAALNAGAARVVLGSRLAQDLEFAEEVFSRYGERVVAGIDTRNGLVAVHGWLDTGEMRGTELARRLQALGCRRVITTDIAKDGSLEGPDLQGLIDMADAVSIPVIASGGVSNLADLKALKALPAPGVEGVITGKALYEGRFTLAEALAV; encoded by the coding sequence ATGTTGATCCTGCCGGCCATTGACCTCATTGACGGGCGAACGGTTAGGCTTTCACAGGGGGATTACGATCGGAAAACCGACTATGGCTTAGATCCGGTCGAGGTAGCGCGTGGTTTCGAAGCCGAGGGAGCCGAATGGCTCCACGTAGTCGATCTGGATGGAGCGAAGGCTGGAAGTCCCCAGAACCTCGCCGTGCTTCGCGCGATCGCCCAGGCGACGGACCTTCGAATCGAGTTCGGCGGCGGGCTCCGCGACACCGCCGCGATCGAGGCGGCGTTGAACGCCGGAGCGGCGCGGGTCGTGCTTGGGTCGCGTTTGGCACAAGACTTGGAATTTGCCGAGGAAGTGTTTTCTCGTTACGGAGAGCGGGTAGTCGCCGGCATCGACACTCGCAACGGGCTCGTCGCGGTGCATGGCTGGCTCGACACGGGCGAAATGCGTGGCACCGAACTGGCCCGGCGTTTACAAGCCCTTGGCTGCCGCCGCGTGATTACCACGGACATCGCGAAAGACGGCTCTCTCGAAGGTCCGGATCTCCAAGGCTTGATCGACATGGCGGACGCGGTTTCGATTCCGGTCATCGCTAGCGGCGGAGTCTCCAACCTGGCCGATCTCAAGGCTCTGAAGGCGCTCCCTGCTCCGGGGGTCGAAGGAGTGATTACGGGGAAGGCGCTGTACGAAGGGCGCTTTACTCTTGCGGAAGCGCTCGCAGTCTAA
- the hisH gene encoding imidazole glycerol phosphate synthase subunit HisH: MITILDYGMGNIRSVEKALESLGAACQVRSDLAGCDRLIIPGVGAFGAAMERVGPLAGEIRAFAATGAPVLGICLGQQLLFDSSEELGEHQGLGLIPGRVRYFPPDMGLKVPHMGWSPITICRQDGIGRNVKDGEQAYFVHSLYTDCADKNDVAAVANYGIPFAAMVQRENIYGAQFHPEKSGDVGMRILRSFLEC, encoded by the coding sequence TTGATCACGATTCTCGACTACGGAATGGGGAATATCCGCTCGGTGGAGAAGGCCCTGGAAAGTTTGGGCGCCGCTTGTCAGGTCCGGTCTGATTTGGCCGGCTGCGACCGGTTGATCATTCCGGGCGTAGGCGCCTTCGGGGCCGCGATGGAACGGGTTGGCCCATTAGCTGGCGAGATTCGAGCCTTTGCGGCCACCGGCGCGCCGGTGCTGGGGATTTGCCTGGGGCAGCAGCTTTTGTTCGATTCGAGCGAAGAGCTGGGAGAGCACCAGGGGCTTGGGCTCATTCCCGGCCGAGTGCGCTACTTTCCTCCAGACATGGGTTTGAAGGTGCCGCACATGGGTTGGAGTCCAATCACGATTTGCAGGCAAGATGGAATCGGCCGGAACGTGAAAGATGGCGAGCAGGCTTACTTCGTCCACTCGCTTTACACCGATTGCGCCGATAAGAACGACGTGGCGGCGGTCGCGAATTACGGGATTCCGTTCGCGGCGATGGTGCAGCGAGAGAATATCTACGGAGCGCAGTTTCACCCAGAAAAGAGCGGCGATGTGGGAATGCGGATTCTGCGGAGCTTCCTCGAATGTTGA